One genomic region from Gopherus flavomarginatus isolate rGopFla2 chromosome 20, rGopFla2.mat.asm, whole genome shotgun sequence encodes:
- the MINDY1 gene encoding ubiquitin carboxyl-terminal hydrolase MINDY-1 has protein sequence MEPRLEQVDPLATKGDDVNTEVTRPEICQAPLGLEGNTAGVGDGAQAAAGQGSILNGQEPASPKGIGVTHSEEAPSGQGSSSCQQASDQEHEDTPRKDPSPRAGPSDEAKQLERGEPEGRADPKEKQPPLSGSIQTGGVTSPQDDPISSLSPGAAEPEPDFYCVKWISWKGERTPIITQCENGPCPLLAIMNILFLQWKVKLSPKKEVITSDELMAHLGDCILSIKPQENSEGLQLNFQQNVNDAMMVLPKLSTGLDVNVRFTGVSDFEYTPECIVFDLLNIPLYHGWLVDPQSPDAAQAVGKLSYNQLVEKIITCKHSSDPNLVTEGLIAEQFLESTATQLTYHGLCELTAAVKEGELSVFFRNNHFSTMIKHQGHLYLLVTDQGFLQEEKVTWESLHNVDGDSCFCDAEFHLSHTLGKEAAGSSPQEQRQVDQDYMIALSLQQQQQGPSALSDLELARQLQQEEYQRQQQPATPPAQGRAQPSSRPAGERRQRHKQESDCVLL, from the exons ATGGAGCCCCGACTCGAGCAGGTGGATCCCTTGGCTACAAAAGGGGACGATGTAAACACGGAAGTCACCAGACCTGAAATCTGCCAAGCCCCTCTGGGGCTAGAGGGGAACACTGCTGGCGTGGGGGatggagcccaggctgcagcagggcaaggcagcattctgaatgggcAGGAGCCAGCAAGCCCAAAGGGGATTGGGGTAACGCACAGCGAGGAGGCtccttctgggcagggcagctcgaGCTGCCAGCAGGCCTCAGACCAGGAGCATGAGGACACCCCAAGGAAGGATCCATCCCCGAGAGCAGGACCCAGTGATGAAGCCAAGCAGCTGGAGCGTGGGGAGCCAGAAGGAAGAGCGGACCCCAAAGAGAAGCAGCCTCCTTTGAGTGGGAGCATCCAAACGGGAGGAGTCACCTCCCCACAGGATGACCCCATCTCCAGCCTCAGCCCAGGCGCTGCAGAGCCCGAGCCTGACTTCTATTGCGTGAAGTGGATCAGCTGGAAAGGGGAGAGGACACCCATCATCACCCAGTGTGAGAATGGGCCCTGCCCACTCCTGGCCATCATGAACATCCTGTTTCTGCAGTGGAAG GTGAAGCTCTCCCCCAAGAAGGAAGTGATCACGTCGGACGAGTTGATGGCGCATCTTG GCGACTGCATCTTGTCCATCAAACCCCAAGAGAATTCAGAAGGGCTGCAGCTCAACTTCCAGCAG AATGTCAATGATGCAATGATGGTCCTGCCCAAACTGTCCACGGGGCTTGATGTGAACGTGAGGTTCACGGGTGTCTCTGACTTCGAGTACACCCCAGAGTGCATTGTCTTTGATCTCCTGAACATCCCACTGTACCACGGCTGGTTGGTGGACCCACAG aGCCCGGACGCTGCCCAGGCCGTGGGCAAGCTGAGCTACAACCAGCTGGTGGAGAAGATCATTACCTGCAAGCACTCGAGCGACCCCAACCTGGTCACCGAAG gcctgatcGCCGAGCAGTTCCTGGAGTCCACGGCCACCCAGCTGACCTACCATGGGCTGTGCGAGCTCACGGCCGCGGTCAAAGAGGGGGAGCTGAGCGTTTTCTTCAGAAACAACCACTTCAGCACCATGATCAAACACCAG GGCCACCTGTATCTGCTGGTCACGGACCAGGGCTTCCTGCAGGAGGAGAAGGTGACCTGGGAGAGCCTGCACAACGTGGATGGGGACAGCTGCTTCTGTGACGCCGAGTTCCACCTGAGCCACACCCTGGGGAAGGAGGCGGCCGGCAGCTCCCCCCAGGAGCAGAGGCAGGTGGACCAG GACTACATGATAGCCCTGTCCttgcaacaacagcagcagggcccctctgccctgagcgACCTAGAGCTTGCGCGccagctgcagcaggaggaatatcagcggcagcagcagccagcaacgCCTCCTGCGCAG GGGAGAGCTCAGCCGTCCAGCCGGCCGGCTGGGGAACGCAGGCAGAGACACAAGCAGGAGTCGGACTGCGTCCTCCTCTAG